Proteins found in one Fulvitalea axinellae genomic segment:
- a CDS encoding NfeD family protein translates to MVLEWIIIVSLLVIGAILIVAEIILIPGTTVVGIFGLAVTAGGIAIAYYEMGPQVGTMVLGGTIIMDVAILIRSFQSGAWKRWALKSKNPAKVNVVPKKELRVGMEGVCVSDLKPVGNAEFSGKRYSVRSEGPFVDSGRKVKIILLYPDRIIVEAVEEKREE, encoded by the coding sequence ATGGTTTTAGAGTGGATAATAATCGTTTCCCTGCTTGTGATCGGCGCAATTTTGATCGTAGCGGAAATCATATTGATTCCCGGCACCACTGTAGTCGGAATTTTCGGCTTGGCGGTGACGGCCGGCGGTATCGCGATCGCGTATTATGAAATGGGTCCGCAAGTGGGCACCATGGTGCTCGGCGGCACTATAATTATGGACGTGGCCATTTTGATTCGCTCTTTTCAGTCCGGGGCGTGGAAACGCTGGGCTTTGAAGTCGAAAAACCCGGCGAAGGTAAACGTGGTGCCGAAAAAGGAACTGCGCGTGGGGATGGAAGGCGTTTGCGTGTCGGATTTGAAACCTGTGGGCAACGCCGAATTTTCGGGCAAGCGGTATTCGGTTCGTTCCGAAGGGCCGTTTGTGGATTCGGGCCGGAAAGTGAAGATCATTTTGCTTTATCCGGACAGGATTATTGTGGAAGCCGTGGAAGAAAAACGAGAGGAATAA
- a CDS encoding peptide-N-glycosidase F-related protein → MTFSRTLLMCLSLAFTCLAPSVFAQSDTLTVQTFTFKDIDKRKGEFEFPKFEGQWAKILMIRHLKCDSATTRDKFPCGEWDYSTNTVATVKKADGTKEKFEIEAFVTPYGKRLWFGGENGWKYVYDVTDYAPILSGKVELKSGNRQELLDMKFLFIKGTPVRDVISVENLYPMGSYKYEDLSDDKKLQTRKLVFNPEAKTYRMRARISGHGHYGPRNCCEWDNKKHTYYANKQVLFHWNVWKDCGHNAVFPQGGTWQFDRAGWCPGTPVDTYDFEVPQRVQPGDTINFDYGIEPYSDNGEKGGSYRQSHQLFSYGAPNFKVDATLADIITPSSQDAHSRFNPICSNPRILIQNTGSNPLRTVKITYGFKKGKKSVYTWNGNLGFLDKAEVMLPAPSWKGFKKSPEFVVTLSEPNGGTDESPAGNTLVTTAKKPLAMGREFFLHIEANGLGRAKETGYKIINSNGAVVYERPALKDGETYDDFIALPDGCYELLVTDKAEDGMIRHWWNYRRDKSKVGKNGRIALMDEKGELVKELRFDFADYLSVRFQVGKMK, encoded by the coding sequence ATGACTTTTTCGCGAACGTTACTAATGTGCCTTTCTTTGGCATTCACCTGTCTGGCGCCGTCGGTTTTTGCGCAGAGCGACACCCTCACGGTACAGACTTTCACCTTTAAGGACATCGACAAGCGCAAGGGCGAATTCGAATTTCCGAAATTCGAAGGGCAGTGGGCAAAAATCCTGATGATCCGACACCTGAAATGCGATTCGGCCACCACCCGCGACAAATTCCCCTGTGGCGAGTGGGATTATTCCACCAACACCGTTGCCACGGTAAAAAAAGCCGACGGAACGAAAGAAAAATTCGAGATCGAGGCTTTCGTGACGCCTTACGGCAAGCGCCTTTGGTTCGGCGGGGAAAACGGATGGAAATACGTTTATGACGTAACCGACTACGCCCCGATCCTCTCGGGAAAAGTGGAGCTGAAATCCGGCAACCGCCAAGAACTCCTCGACATGAAGTTTCTTTTTATCAAAGGAACTCCCGTACGCGACGTAATCTCGGTGGAAAACCTCTACCCGATGGGAAGCTACAAATACGAGGACCTTTCGGACGACAAAAAATTGCAGACAAGAAAACTCGTCTTCAATCCCGAGGCGAAAACTTACCGCATGCGCGCGCGCATTTCGGGCCACGGCCACTACGGACCGCGCAACTGCTGTGAGTGGGACAACAAGAAGCACACTTACTACGCCAACAAACAGGTGCTTTTCCACTGGAACGTTTGGAAAGACTGCGGACACAACGCCGTTTTTCCGCAAGGCGGAACTTGGCAGTTCGACCGCGCGGGCTGGTGCCCGGGCACTCCGGTTGACACCTACGATTTCGAAGTGCCGCAAAGGGTTCAGCCCGGCGACACGATCAATTTCGACTACGGAATCGAGCCTTATTCGGACAACGGCGAAAAAGGCGGATCTTATCGCCAGTCGCACCAACTTTTCTCTTACGGAGCGCCAAACTTCAAGGTTGACGCCACTTTGGCTGACATCATCACACCGAGCTCGCAAGACGCGCACAGCCGCTTCAACCCGATTTGCTCAAACCCGAGAATCCTGATCCAAAACACCGGCTCGAATCCGTTGCGCACGGTTAAGATCACTTACGGGTTCAAAAAAGGAAAGAAGAGCGTTTATACCTGGAACGGAAACCTCGGATTTTTGGACAAGGCCGAAGTGATGCTTCCGGCGCCGAGCTGGAAAGGCTTCAAGAAAAGCCCCGAGTTCGTAGTGACGCTCAGCGAACCGAACGGCGGAACCGACGAAAGCCCGGCGGGCAACACTTTGGTGACCACCGCGAAAAAGCCTTTGGCTATGGGACGCGAATTTTTCCTCCATATCGAGGCCAACGGCTTGGGACGTGCCAAAGAGACGGGATACAAAATCATCAACTCCAACGGAGCCGTGGTATATGAGCGCCCTGCCCTGAAGGACGGCGAAACTTACGACGACTTTATCGCCCTGCCGGACGGTTGCTACGAACTGTTGGTAACCGACAAAGCCGAGGACGGAATGATCCGCCACTGGTGGAACTACCGCCGCGACAAATCAAAAGTGGGCAAAAACGGCCGCATAGCCCTGATGGACGAAAAAGGCGAGCTGGTAAAAGAGCTCCGCTTCGACTTCGCCGACTATTTGAGCGTTCGTTTCCAAGTGGGGAAAATGAAATAA